The Myripristis murdjan chromosome 11, fMyrMur1.1, whole genome shotgun sequence genomic sequence agTATAATACACTATACATAATATGAGGCAgtgcaaagaagaaaacagtAGTCTTGTGCAAGAGTCAgtctgcaaaaacacagcagcaagtgTGTACCAGCACAGTGCAGCATTACACAGTACTGGAGTTAAACAGTCTGATTGCAGTGGGGATAAAGGACCTGCAGAAACATTCCTTCTTGCAGGGTGGGTGCTGCTGAAGGTGCTGTTTAGGGCCCCCACCGTCTCATGCAGGGGGTGGGATGGGTTTTCGATGATTGATGTCAGCTTGGCTAACATCCTTCTCTGTCCCACATCCTCAATGGTGTCTAGAGGGCAGTCCAAGACCGAGCCAGTTCTCTTGACCAGTTTGTTCAGtcttttcctgtccctctcagAGCTTCCACAgccccagcagaccactgcaTAGAATATTGCAGATGCCACCACCGAGTCATAGAAGGTTTTTAACAGTGTCCTACAGACTCCAAAGGACCTCAGTCGTCTTAGCAGGTGGAGACGACTTTGGCCCTTCCTGCACAGGACATCTGTGTTGTttgtccagtccagtttattgttgaGGTATCTGTACTCCTCCACAATCTCTTGTTTCTTACCTTGTTTCTGAATATTAGCACAATCCAAAAGTATTGGTTCATGTCAAAACCCATATCACTTCAACCTTCATCTCACAATATTCCTCTTTTACTCAAAGGTCAGACAGTAGGTGGTAAGGCGATTTGGTCAGTAATAAATCTTGTATGTATCCatttctcagtctgtctgtcatctGCAGGACATTATAGGTTTTCAGTGCAGCTCCTGTCTGCCAGGGCTAGAGGTTATCCTGAGGTTGTCAGCTTGTCACTCATCCAAACCAATACACCTGACTCCAAATACACTGTTGTGCTGCTTCAATCTATTTCTGCTCAGATCAGCTTTGCTGTGCTGTCAAAGAAATATAGTATTGGCTTAGGTCATTTATGCATAAGCGGATAACTAAAAACTGCAACTACAAGAAGGTTTCAGTATCAATCAATTTAAATGTAATGTGATCCTGGCATATACATACGTTGGTGTTACAGTTGTGTAACCACTTGTTGATAAATGATTTGGACTTCTCTGACATAagtatttctgacattttttttcccttttatctCTTTCCCTTGCTTGCTGCTTTTTTGCCAATGCAAGTCACAACATGTGAATTTTCCAAAAGGACAACtaatataattttctttttctccacccctccccccacccccaccgccTCCTTTCCTCCCAGGTGCTTTCATACCAGCACTCCCCGTGCAGCCAGTGGTCTTGCGCTACCCGAACAAACTGGTAATTATCCTTCATCTatatctcttcctcttccacatTCTTGTCATCTTTTCCATACCTGCTCAACCTTTGAAGTTCAAGTTCGGTATGACTcctcccacatacacacacacacacatgcgcacacctGTGATGTAATGGTTTCTTTCCCACATGTCAGCGTGTGTATGTCTCATGTTGAATGACTTCATGTTCTAGTAGGATGATATTtcaacccccctcctcctcccctccccccacacaGGTTTCATGTCTCGCTCTCAGCACCTCTCCTCACTCTTTCATGAATTATGCAGTTCTTATTACCTCCCTGTCCTTGTCTGTTTTCCCTAGAAAGCTTGTGTCACCGTTccctttgctgctgtgtgtagTCACCAAGGGAAAAGGTGGCAGTGTGGGGCAGCGTTAAGTGAGGAGAGAAATACTCGACTAAACCACCGTTGTACAAACTCATCCCCAGTGTACATATTCCTATTCTGGCTGTATATTTCTACATCATCAGCCATATTCCCTTCCATTTTCCATCCCTGTATTTAGTTGTGGTGGAATTCTGCAGCTTAAAAACCTGTTATTGCTTAGCTGGATGTAAAAAAGAAGTAACAATTGTatttacaacaaaaatgtataaatattcaaataagTGTTGTTCTTGTAACTCTGGAGTAAGAACATCACTGAAGCATGGTCTCACAATCCAAAAGTACAACCAAgtatacaaaaaagaaagaaggataTACTGACTTTTATTGAGCTAAATCAAAACATCTGTTTTGTATTCTTGGATGTTTTGCATATCTACTTCtactttttgcctttttcactGTCAAGCAGCCCTAAAATGCTGAGAATGAAGACCTTTGCAATACTAACAAGCATGGCAAGACTGGTGTCTGTTGCAAGCACCCAGACGGCCTCTGTGGATCTCGAGCCAACTTAATTGCCatttgcaaatgaaataaagaaatgaatgaaagtcaaaataaagaaaaaaatactttcttgGGGTTAagacatggaaaacaaaaattgcatgGACTAAACAATGCAGCAGTGCAATGGTATGTCAAGCGCTACTTATTGAATTATACATCTGTTTCCAACCACACGTTGTGATGGGAGAGGAGTGTTCCATGAGTGCTTAACCGCAGTATATGATCTTGTATCTTAATATTTGAATATCATATTAATTTCAGCTAAAAATGGTATAAAATTATATAACAAGTGTGGATGCTTACCAACAGGGAACTTTTTTCACGGAGGgctaaaatataattaaaatccaAAGCTTGCACCTTTGCTTAACATTTgataaaattgtaaaatgtaagCATATTGATGTAGCACTCCCTGTTACACTGTATATATTATTGCCTCAGTATTTGTATACTGCAGTAAACAGTAGTCGTTTAAGTGATGGATGCAGGGTAACCTTAGCAGCATTCATTACTGGGCCTATGGCATgggctgatacacacacacaaacctggcaGAGGTAACTGCAGCTGTACCACTTTAAGGGAAAGGCAAGACAGAGTAAGCGGAGTTCATAGGAAATAGAtttcttgcagtgtgtgtatcctatatgtgtctgtgtgtattctGAGGCGCTtccttttccctcttcctctccacaggATACTGTTACATGGACGTGGCAAGGTCCTGGCGCGTGAgtatctctcttcctctcactcacacacatactaacTACATACAGCTGCCGTTGTTCACTGCCTGTTATGTGGTCAAAACACTAGTGACCTGTTTTCCATTGAAAGGGAATGCGGCAGACTGCTTTAGGGGAGCCCCACATTGTTTCTTGTACCATACCATCTGCTCAGCcttgtcttatttttatttttctctttctgattCTCCTCACCTCATCCCACTCCTTCTCCCATTATCTTCCCATGTATTTGATTAAACAAACTCCTCTGTCTTCCAGATTTAAGATCCTGTGGCTCACCCTGTGCCAGCTACATAATCCTATAGAGATAGAGGTGAGTGCTTTGGTTTAACGATGTCACCCTGTCCTCAGACTACCTCCAGTCCCCTTTCCAAGCTGGAGAGATAATATTGGAGTTAGTTGGCAGGATATCAATATCCCTGTCACTGGGGGCGGCAAGGATAGCACTAAAGCTATGGAAGTAAGATCAAGTCTTTATTATTGCAAAAGTGTTACATTAGATCTGCAAGTATTTACTGAAATCTGCAAGTGTGTGATTAATGATCTCCCTGTGTCTACGTGGGTTTCCACCGGGAGCTTTGGTTTCCTCCCACTGTCCAAAGACATAAgacaggtgaattggagatactaaattgcccaTAGGTGTgaatgagtctgtgtgtgtctgccttgcAATgaactggcgacctgtccagggtgatTTTTCCCACTTTCTGCTCAATaggtgctgggataggctccagcactcCTGCAACCTTAATTAGGTTAAGCGgattggaaaatgaatgaatggatgagtgAGGAAGCAATACCAGCAGTTCCAAAGAAGCCTGTCAAATGCCTAAGAAGGTGCAGATTGAGTGACAGGGAGCATATTCACGAGATAGCAGATAATTGGAGGTTACCCGGAAACCCTCAATTAAATATAGCCCTGGACAGTATATGAGATGCCGTTATCAAAGGTGGAGAAGCTACTGTAGAGAGATCGGTCAGCTCATATGTCAGGACATGGCCTGAAGTCTTACATTGACTTCATTTAAGTTTAGTCATGTAAGTTTAGTAGAGCAGGAACTCTTGAACAACCTTTATCTAGCCTAACGAAGGCAAAGACAGGTACTACAACAAGTGTAGTCAACATGAAGATACAGGCAGGTGCTACAAGGCCATAGGGATCTCGGAACAGGGCAACCTCTGTGGAGTGAGGAAACTTCAGCAGGGAAGTAAAAGTGGTTATACATCAAATAAACTGACAGGAAGAGGCAGCAAGGCAGGCAAAGGCCTCTTCCTGGATCTCAGCCAGTGGGTAGGTGAAGATCCTGTCTGTCCATTGTGTTCAGCTGTAACTACACTTACTGCCAGGTTATAAAATAAGTTCGCCACAGGAAGATAAACTTGGGGACTTATCCAAGTGCTTAGGTCGTCTAGCAGCATCAACTGAAAGCAAACAGTTTGAGATTAATTGATCGCCTGATGTGAAGAGGGTATTAAGTTTGTaggtgagggaaaaaaacatcaggagGGTTGACATTATAGTTAGGCTTGTTGTTGGGCAGCTGAGTGTGGGACAGTTTTGGCAAATGGAAGATTTACAGAAACTGCTTGTAAAATAGTGGGATCAGTGAGCGGATGTGTTAGATGTCCAAAGTCTACAAACTGAAGATCTTCCATGTTTGTGTTAGCCAGTTatgaataaaaaggaaaaaaattcacTGCCCATAACATAAGCTTAAAGTGATATGCCCTCATTTACAAGCAGGATTAGAATTCTTGTGGTCttgaaataaaaactacaaatcatAAGTGGTCCCCTGGTCATACCACGGCCATTCGGAGAAGGGGGGGACCTGGGGACATTTTCAGGGGCAGCTCCAGCCAGGGACAAAGCATCAAAAAAGGGGAATGTGCCCTGAAGATATGGGACATCTGGTCACCCTGTTGTGGGTTAGGAGAAAGCATGCTAACTGTGGCATAGTGTAGCTCTTGTAGGTAGTCTGCCTCTTATAACTTAGTGTATTTGTTTGCACATTCATATTGTAGTAGTCCCATGCAACCATATGAGTTATATAAACAGTGAATGTTGCTGGACAGATGAGTGATCAAATGAACAGCCAGACAGACTTAGCCTGAGCAGATACAATGTGGATATGCAGTCTACTGAGTTGGTCAAATAGGATCAACTGATGCTACTTAGGTTTTGGTCAGTGACACTAAACAGCCTATATTAAGTATAGATCcagtatttgaaatgaaaccACTGCAATCTTTATCACATAGAGAAGAATTAAACTCGGTAGGAAACTATAAATGGTTCTGAATTCTCAGATTTCCCACCATGAAAATAGTCAGATGAAACCAAGCTGCACAAAAcatcagcctcagcttcagtcCAGTGGTATTAGTACTGGAATTTGATATTAATTTGTGgttattttcctttctctctcctcagtaCTTGCCTGTATACACTCcttcagaggaagagaggaacaaTCCTGCCCTGTTTGCCAATAATGTCAGACAGCTTATGGCAAAGTAAGTTTGTGTATGTCATTGaccaaagtgtgtgtctgtgtgtgtctatgtgtctttgtgtctctgtttgcatgtgtgtgtttgcacaagtTCTTGTGTTTGACTTCCATGACCTCAGCCATTATTTAGGCACACAGATATTAATTACTTGCATCAGATGGGACTTCACAAGCTCCTCCCTGCATCCTGACAGGGCGCTGAAGCTGCCACTCACAGACCTGTCTTTTGATGACCGCCTGCTCACCCTATCACAGGGTCCGCTGCGTATCCCCAACAACAGCAGCCTGCTTGAGTTTAATCGTCTGGTGTGCCGCTTAGGGTGAGTGGACAGAGACTGGCCCGACTGGTTGGACTGGGTGCAGGATGGATGTGGGATGTGGGATTTGTGGCACACTGAAGTTGAACCAACAGTGACACCTACTGTTAGGAGGATGGAAACACAAGCAAGGCTGCTGAGCTGTGTATTATGATTAGATTGTTGAATTACATATTTATAGCATACATTATGGATATTAAACTGAATGgtgtttttacataaaatggCCAAAATGAAAGTTTTACATGTAATGTCGGCTGCACAATAATGTCCATATTAATGTTCAAGAATGGTCAAGCCTTCTCTTCAGGGTCCTGTGGTTGAAGAAGACACCATTCCTATTTTATAGGCAGTTTGGGGAATATCGCCCATGATTAGACCAAAAAGTTTAATGTAagctgtatgtttgtgttatttatttatttatttctgctgtATTGTGTGTATCTATAAAGTCTGAGAGCAGGGATTACAGACACTAAGCTAGAGGAGCTGGCCAAAAGAGCCAGAAAGCTGTGGGATGACAGGCTGGGTTTGGAGGACTTTGCCCAGTACCTCAACCTTCCTGTTTCTGACACCCTCACACAAGTCCACAGCTTCTTTGACCAGGTAAACAAAACATACGCTGATATGAAAAGAGACAGATCCAAGGTAACTGCAGTCGTGTTTAttcatgtcttcatttttacattaaaatctaTCTGTTTAATTTCTGCTATTTCAGTAAAGATAGTTCAGTGGAGACGTGGATTGGCGCAGATTTCATCACATATGATAAATTCCTATCTTGTTTTTGAGTAATGTTGTGTCTGTAGCATGCAGTGGGTGTCTATGTCCACTTCCAACTGAGGGCACATGCTTTCAAGAAGGATACAGTGACAGTTTTTGCAAGAAATATTAAGACTCATTTGAAGATATTTAGATCAATGCTTAGCATGGCCTATAATCTCACCGATCAactgaaattttgctgtgttttgtttttcccagaaTGCAGATGGGCAGATAGACATGAGGCAGTATGTTGTCGCTCTGTCTTCTGTGTGTCGGCCATCAAAGGCTATGGAGACCCTCCAGCTGGCCTTCAAGGTGagtgtttttgcttttatatCCGGTTTGACTTGGTTCACAGTTATTACAATAAGAAGTGTTTTTTGTACAGATGTATGGAGACGAGGAAAAAGGGGAGGTCCATGAAGATGACCTGGCCATCATCTTGGAATCCATGTTGGGATTTGGCCGGGTGGAACTCTCTTTACTCTTCTTGAGTTTTGAGTCACCCACCAAAGAGAAAATCACATTTGGTAAGTGTTTGTGATAACTCCCACATTTCTCTCTAAAGGTGCTACAAAGAAGCATTTTTACACTTGAATATGTCAATGCCAGATTAATTGTGATGCTGTGGCATTATCACCGTAAACAAATTTCTCCATGGATGAGGACTGGTAATTGTTAATGCTATTATTactcaaaataacacaacatttCGCCAAGTGGAGATTGCTCTTCAATCAAAGGTTTCTTGTTTTACTGGAGAGAATAAACACATTGGAAAAGATTTTTTCCACAAGAGAAgactcttcctgttttgtgccataaagaaATCATGTTACATTTGACCAGCAGGtacacaatttaaaatgcactgtagAGGCCATTGGAGGCTTTTTTGACGCCAACCTAAACCCACAGCAATGGCAGTCCATGGGATCTGACTCTACCATCCTATGAGAATAATTGCCTGACATCATTGTATTCCTTAACTAATTTGTTTCGGTTCATGTTCAGACAACCAAAGGCCCAGTGATCAGGGTGTCCACCTCTTGAGTAAAGATCCTGCAGTGGATGAAACTTTGACACCGATCTCAAATGTCTAGTGCTGTTTTGGTTGAATGTACATGCTCGCTACATGGAAAcaattttttatgtaaaaagtacacccaaaaatgaaaattgtcatTATGTACTCATCTTTCCATGAACTGAAACCTTGAAATGCATTATTATCTCAATAATAATATGTTAGTAAAGAACTGATTCTTAAAACATCAATTATAAAATTTATGTGACTGTCCTCTTCATTCTACTATTGTAGCTCGGAGAAAAGTGTTACCACTTAGCTTCTGTTTTCAGCTCAGAGTAGTTTTTAGATGCAATGGCAGAAGGACAAGAAGGGTATTCACATAAGATAACATAAGTAATTGATATGCAACAAGTTAATTCTCATAAAATTCAGCAGACTTCAGTGTCACATGTTGGTCGGAAGTGGGAAATTTGGCTTTCCCACTTTATTTACCTCTAATGTGGCTTGCTCAAGCACACTTCACCTATAATTACAATACCTCAACAGGGTTTGAGGGCAGCATGTGCTTGCTACTGTTGCAACAGTTGGCACAGTGCAGAACAAACGAGAAAAGACTAGAAAATAATGAGGTAAACATTTTAAGGACTTGCAGCTACAGTGCAGCTGTCTGGCCTCACAGTCTTTGTCCACCCCGGTTGTTTTGGACAAGGCTGAAATGAAGTTGTTCACTTCACTGGTGTTTCAGCTGACATGAGAGCTTGTCAATAATGACTATATTTACTATTTCTCTGTTAAACAAAGGTGCTCCTTttacgacaaaaaaaaaaaaaaaaacaacaacaacaacagcaaaaattcACTTCCCTTTTAAGTTAGTTTTTATTGGTGTCATCACTGTCTATCCTGTCCTCATTGACCACCCAGTGAACTTCATCAAACTGACCCAGATCAAATTTTCCACCATAGAGGAAGGCAGGTCCAGCCCCCATGTGTGGCCAAGACTTTGAAATTTCACATTCATAATAAGTGTCTTCAGGCAAAATAGATGCTGCCTACCCTCTTGGTGATGgtctaaaatgtcaaaaaaatatatgtcatATTGATTTGCTAATGTTAAATACTACTTGTAGCACCTTGaaatttaaatgtttcttttcctGTTCCATGAAGTAAAATTCATATAATACAGAGACATATCCAGTATAGCAATACAATGGACTAAACTTTActtaatttctcttttttttttctctcatatcCCTTTCTCTAGATGAACTCCATAATTTTATCAAGCAGAAACCTTATTTTACCCAGGATTACCTTCAATTCCTCGACTTCCCCCGCAGCACCTGCCTCGGCTGGCGTTACAGCAACAACTGCCAGACCAAAGAGAAAGACAACTGAAAGATGGATCAGAGGTTTTCACGACCCCATCTGCTTGTTCTGTCTGTCTAACGGCTTCCTCTCGTACTGCAGCTCTTCTACCACCTGTGTGCCTTTATTTAAGTCAGGGTGATGTGGTCAGGGGGCAAGAGCTGGGAAGGAAACAGGAATAGAGGACTCTGGATGGAAGAAGAGTAAAAGAGGAGATAGTAGATGTTAGGGTGAAGTGGTGAAACACGGGTATGATGAGAAAATTAATAGAAGACATATGGAGAGACTTTATGTGCATGAAGGAATTAATCAGGGACTACTTCGCCTGTCTAGATTTTCTTCTTagctctttgtttttgttttttttttttcttgtgagaCTACAAGATGATTTAAAGAGGCatggtatatttttttttaatgctctcCTGATATCTTGGGTATTTATTTGAAGGTGATTTTCTTAAGTGTAACGtatcaatatttattttatcagtcaaaaaaaaaaaaaaatagagctcTCTTGTCGTCAGATTGTGCTCAAGATGTTGTCGGTCAGGGGACTGAACATCAACAGAGGTCAGCATTGCATTCTACCAATAACAATCACTTATACATAGCTTTTTAAGACTTCATTGGTAAAAACATGAGTTTGCATTTCCCATGCCTTTAAAATAGCAAGTAAAGGCCACATTTCAATAAAAAGTACTTATCAAAGAGAGGTCCAGCTGCCAGACTGATGTTGCATTCAAGGCTTGGTTGTTTTCATACCAGCTCTCTCACTGCCTTTGAAGTATGAGCCAAGATACCTTACAAAAAGACCTAAGTGTTTATCAGGGTGACAAGACAGGAACCAAATTTTAATCAATCGGCTCAGGCAGTTGCTGCCAGAATGACATTTATCATGTTTTGATGATAGGATGATGAAGACTGTTTTTAGCTGTGAACTGCCTCTTGTCACCGTTCAGAAACACTTACAGTATTGTTTGCAGTTTTCCGCTGGCGGTTCGATGACTGAGAAGAACAGTGCTGTTTTAGCTCTGTGTAAATGTCAGCACTTTCTTCCAGGAAAGGCTTTCATCCAAGGGCATATTTTCTCTTATCAGGTAAAAGTTGCCCCAGACTGATTTTAAACTTAAAGACCAAATACAACACATAGGAGCACTTCCACTACCGCTTTTCTGGATCAACAAACCTTCCCTGAAAACACAGAGTATCCACAAATCTTAAATTTACTGCGCTTCTGTATCTCTCTTCATGGTTATTGTTTAAGTAGTCATCTCAGATGGTTTACGCTTGACTTACAGATTTTGTACATTTGCGA encodes the following:
- the lpcat1 gene encoding lysophosphatidylcholine acyltransferase 1; translated protein: MKLPASRPSRMYGNTNPFVHELRFTLTEKIKIGLMSVTVFPVRLLLAAFLMLLAWPFAFMASLGRSEYTMEPQSWWRRLVDLSLRVIMRAMWFCGGFHWIKVKGERALPSEAPILTLAPHSSYFDAIPVTMTMCSIVTKLESKSIPVWGTLISYIRPVFVFRSDQDSRRKTVDEIKRRAHSGGEWPQIMIFPEGTCTNRSGLIIFKPGAFIPALPVQPVVLRYPNKLDTVTWTWQGPGAFKILWLTLCQLHNPIEIEYLPVYTPSEEERNNPALFANNVRQLMAKALKLPLTDLSFDDRLLTLSQGPLRIPNNSSLLEFNRLVCRLGLRAGITDTKLEELAKRARKLWDDRLGLEDFAQYLNLPVSDTLTQVHSFFDQNADGQIDMRQYVVALSSVCRPSKAMETLQLAFKMYGDEEKGEVHEDDLAIILESMLGFGRVELSLLFLSFESPTKEKITFDELHNFIKQKPYFTQDYLQFLDFPRSTCLGWRYSNNCQTKEKDN